A genome region from Tursiops truncatus isolate mTurTru1 chromosome 15, mTurTru1.mat.Y, whole genome shotgun sequence includes the following:
- the NYAP1 gene encoding neuronal tyrosine-phosphorylated phosphoinositide-3-kinase adapter 1 — MNLLYRKTKLEWRQHKEEEAKRSSSKEGAPAGSSGPGAGPGPGVRVRDVASLRRSLRMGFMTMPASQEHTPHPCRSAMAPRSLSCHSVGSMDSVGGVPGGGGGGLTEDGSTRRPPAKPRRHPSTKLSMAGPGAETPPSKKAGSQKPTPEGRESSRKVPPQKPRRSPNTQLSVSFDESCPPAASPRGGNPPLHRLSRGSCVAGDPEVGAQEEEPVYIEMVGDVFRGGGRSGGGLTGPPLGGGGGPTPTAGADSDSEESEAIYEEMKYPLPEEAGEGRANGAPPLTASSTPHQPHALQLHTQRRPASALPSRREGTPTKTTPCEIPPPFPNLLQHRPPLLAFPQAKPASRAPGDGVSRLPVLCHSKEPAGSTPAPQVPARERETPPPPPPPPAANLLLLGPSGRARSHSTPLPPQGSGQPRGERELPNSHSMICPKAAGVPAAPPAPAALLPGPPKDKAVSYTMVYSAVKVTTHSVLPTGPPLGAGEPKTEKEISVLHGMLCTRSRPPVPGKSSPHGGAMGAAAGVLHHRACLASPHSLPDPTAGPLTPLWTYPAAAAGLKRPPAYESLKAGGVLNKGCGMGAPSPMVKIQLQEQGTDGGAFASLSCAHVIASAGTPEEEEEEMGASTFGAGWALQRKVLYGGRKAKELDREVEDSVQAWNGSAEGAGKVEREDRGSVASGIPVRSQGAEGLLARIHHGGDRGGSRPALPIPCQTFPACHRNGDFTGGYRLGRSASTSGVRQAALHTPRPCSQPRDALSQIQPALPLPLPLPLPPQATRERDGKLLEVIERKRCVCKEIKARHRPDRGLCKQESMPILPSWRRGPEPRKSGTPPCRRQHTVLWDTAI, encoded by the exons ATGAACCTCCTCTACCGAAAAACCAAGCTGGAGTGGAGGCAGCACAAGGAAGAGGAGGCCAAGAGGAG ctccagTAAGGAGGGGGCTCCTGCAGGCTCCTCGGGGCCCGGGGCCGGCCCAGGGCCGGGGGTCCGCGTACGGGACGTTGCCTCGCTGCGCCGCTCGCTCAGGATGGGCTTCATGACGATGCCCGCCTCCCAAGAgcacaccccccacccctgccgcaGCGCCATGGCCCCACGCTCCCTCTCCTGCCACTCGGTGGGCAGCATGGACAGCGTGGGGGGCGTgcctggggggggcggggggggcctCACAGAGGACGGCAGCACCCGAAGACCCCCGGCCAAGCCCCGGAGACACCCCAGCACCAAGCTCAGCATGGCAGGGCCGGGGGCAGAGACGCCCCCCAGCAAGAAAGCAG GCTCACAGAAGCCAACCCCGGAGGGCCGCGAGTCCAGCCGGAAGGTTCCTCCACAGAAGCCCAGGCGAAGTCCCAACACCCAGCTCTCTGTCTCCTTTGATGAATCCTGTCCCCCAGCCGCCTCTCCTCGAGGGGGGAACCCGCCCCTTCACCGCCTCAGTAGGGGGTCCTGTGTAGCTGGGGACCCTGAGGTGGGTGCCCAGGAAGAGGAGCCGGTGTACATTGAGATGGTGGGGGATGTCTTCAGGGGAGGAGGGCGGAGTGGAGGGGGACTGACTGGGCCccctcttgggggtgggggggggccgACCCCAACGGCTGGCGCTGACTCGGACTCAGAAGAGAGCGAGGCCATATACGAGGAGATGAAGTACCCGCTGCCCGAGGAGGCCGGGGAAGGCCGCGCCAATGGGGCCCCTCCGTTGACGGCAAGCTCCACACCGCACCAGCCTCACGCCCTTCAGCTCCACACCCAGCGCCGTCCAGCTTCAGCCCTCCCGAGCCGGAGGGAGGGGACGCCCACGAAGACCACTCCTTGTGAAATCCCGCCGCCCTTCCCCAACCTCCTCCAGCACCGTCCTCCACTCCTGGCCTTCCCCCAGGCCAAGCCTGCTTCCCGAGCCCCTGGCGATGGGGTCTCGAGGCTACCAGTCCTTTGCCACTCCAAGGAGCCAGCCGGCTCCACCCCAGCTCCCCAAGTGCCTGCCCGGGAGCGGGAGACGCCTCCCCCACCGCCTCCGCCTCCCGCTGCCAACCTGCTGCTGCTGGGACCCTCGGGCCGAGCCCGGAGCCACTCGACACCGTTGCCGCCCCAGGGCTCTGGCCAGCCCCGGGGGGAGAGGGAGCTCCCCAATTCCCACAGCATGATCTGCCCCAAGGCGGCAGGGGTGCCGGCAGCCCCTCCTGCCCCGGCTGCCTTGCTCCCCGGCCCCCCCAAGGACAAGGCCGTGTCTTACACCATGGTGTACTCAGCAGTCAAGGTGACCACGCACTCCGTCCTGCCCACCGGTCCGCCCCTGGGCGCTGGGGAGCCAAAGACGGAGAAGGAGATCTCAGTCCTCCACGGGATGCTGTGCACCCGCTCGAGGCCCCCCGTGCCTGGGAAGTCCAGCCCCCATGGCGGGGCTATGGGCGCAGCAGCTGGGGTTCTCCACCACCGCGCCTGCCTGGCCTCCCCACACAGCCTTCCGGACCCAACTGCAGGCCCCCTGACCCCCCTCTGGACCTACCCAGCTGCGGCAGCTGGGCTCAAGAGACCCCCTGCCTATGAGAGCCTCAAGGCTGGGGGGGTGCTGAATAAGGGCTGTGGAATGGGGGCTCCATCCCCCATGGTCAAGATCCAGCTGCAGGAGCAAGGGACCGACGGGGGGGCCTTTGCCAGCCTTTCTTGTGCCCACGTCATCGCCAGCGCGGGGAcaccagaagaggaagaagaggagatggGCGCCTCGACGTTTGGGGCAGGCTGGGCTCTGCAGAGGAAGGTCCTGTATGGCGGGAGGAAGGCGAAAGAGCTGGACA GAGAGGTCGAGGACAGTGTCCAGGCCTGGAATGGCAGTGCCGAGGGTGCAGGCAAGGTGGAGCGTGAGGACAGAGGCTCTGTGGCATCAGGGATCCCAGTGAGGAGCCAGGGGGCAGAGGGCCTGCTGGCCAGGATCCACCACGGAGGGGACCGAGGAGGAAGCCGCCCCGCGCTGCCCATACCCTGCCAGACCTTCCCCGCCTGCCACCGCAACGGAG ACTTCACGGGAGGCTACCGCCTGGGGCGCTCCGCCTCCACCTCAGGAGTCCGGCAGGCCGCGCTCCACACCCCTCGGCCCTGCAGCCAGCCCAGGGATGCCCTGAGCCAG ATCCAGCCtgcgctgccgctgccgctgccgctgccccTGCCGCCCCAGGCCACCCGCGAGCGCGACGGCAAGCTGCTGGAGGTGATCGAGCGCAAGCGCTGCGTGTGCAAGGAGATCAAGGCGCGCCACCGGCCCGACCGCGGCCTCTGCAAGCAGGAGAGCATGCCCATCCTCCCCAGCTGGCGGCGCGGGCCTGAGCCCCGCAAGTCCGGCACCCCGCCCTGCCGCCGGCAGCACACAGTCCTCTGGGACACCGCTATCTGA